The stretch of DNA GATCGTCATGCCGACGGACGCGGCCTTCACCGACTTCGACGAGGTGGCGAGCCGCATCGGCTTCGTCGAAGGCGTGAAGTTCGCAATTCCCTTCGTGGAGGGGCAGGCGCTCGCCTCCGGCCCGGCCGCGGCGCTCGGCACGCTCGTGCGCGGGATCAAGAAGGAGGACCTGGACAAGATCACGCTCGTCTCGGGCAACGTGCAGCAGGGCACCCTCGAGGGCTTCGACCAGAGCAAGGGCGTGGCGGTGGGCGAGAAGCTCGCCGAGAAGCTGGGCCTGAGGCTCGGCGATCCGATCACGATCGTGACCCCGCGCGGCAACGTCACCCCGATGGGCGTGACGCCACGCGTGAAGGCCTTCCCGATCGTGGCGATCTTCAAGGTCGGGATGTCGGAATACGACGCCGCCTTCGTGTTCATGCCCTTCGTGCAGGCGCAGGCCTATTTCAACACGGACGACAAGGCCTCGGCGGTCGACGTCTTCGTGCAGGATCCCGACAAGGTCGGCGACATGCGCAAGGCGGTGGAGATCGCGGCGCAGCGGTCGGTCTTCGTCACCGATTGGCGATTCCGGAACGTGACCTTCTTCTCCGCGCTGGAGGTCGAGCGGAACGTCATGTTCCTGATCCTGACGATGATCGTGCTGGTGGCGGCGCTCAACATCATCGCGGGCCTGACCATGCTGGTGAAGGACAAGTCGCGCGACATCGCGATCCTGAGGACCATGGGGGCGGAGCGCGGCTCGGTCATGCGCATCTTCTTCATCACCGGCGCTGCGATCGGGACTACGGGCACGGCCGCG from Prosthecomicrobium sp. N25 encodes:
- a CDS encoding lipoprotein-releasing ABC transporter permease subunit, with translation MAVADAVRTDAEPTETRPFSPFEWMIAWRYLRSRRREAFISIIAGFSFVGIMLGVATLITVMAVMNGFREELLGKMLGLNGHMIVMPTDAAFTDFDEVASRIGFVEGVKFAIPFVEGQALASGPAAALGTLVRGIKKEDLDKITLVSGNVQQGTLEGFDQSKGVAVGEKLAEKLGLRLGDPITIVTPRGNVTPMGVTPRVKAFPIVAIFKVGMSEYDAAFVFMPFVQAQAYFNTDDKASAVDVFVQDPDKVGDMRKAVEIAAQRSVFVTDWRFRNVTFFSALEVERNVMFLILTMIVLVAALNIIAGLTMLVKDKSRDIAILRTMGAERGSVMRIFFITGAAIGTTGTAAGVLLGFLICRNIEGVRQFLSWVLGTNLYPPEIYFLSRMKAVMHTGETVSVVLLALGLSLLATVYPAWKAARLDPVEALRYE